Proteins encoded by one window of uncultured Draconibacterium sp.:
- a CDS encoding dockerin-like protein, with protein MKTIGQLILFLCCCIAFLSCSRQQSIPKVYNVENRGKDFEKPVLPDLDELPVVEGLTDPFAWSDGSGRSTKFSDWSKRRNEIAAEIQHYEIGPKPGRPDSISANFKNDTLTVNITVNGKTLTLKSGIILPDGEGPFPAVIGIGRGSGSLPADLFSERNIAQITYDFSQIVAWQQKRGSEPINKLYPDLTYMGSYAAWPWGVSRLIDGLELVADELPIDLEHLAITGCSFAGKMALFSGAFDERIALTIAQESGGGGAAAWRVSETLGEVETLGRTNYVWFMESMSQFANHVQKLPFDHHELMAMIAPRALLVLGNPDYEWLADESGYVSCQAAKRVWETFGIADRFGFSIVAGHPHCQLPDVQRPEVEAFLDKFLLDNDTVNTHVTIHPFPEVDYNKWIAWQ; from the coding sequence ATGAAAACCATAGGCCAACTAATACTTTTTTTGTGTTGCTGTATTGCATTTCTTTCGTGCAGCCGGCAACAGTCAATCCCCAAAGTGTACAATGTAGAAAACAGAGGAAAAGATTTTGAAAAACCGGTGTTACCCGATCTGGACGAACTGCCGGTTGTAGAAGGTTTAACCGATCCTTTTGCCTGGTCGGACGGTAGCGGACGTTCTACAAAATTCAGCGACTGGAGCAAACGTCGCAACGAAATAGCTGCCGAAATTCAACACTACGAAATAGGGCCCAAACCCGGTCGCCCCGATTCGATATCTGCCAATTTTAAAAACGATACACTTACGGTAAATATCACCGTAAACGGAAAAACATTAACATTAAAATCAGGTATTATTTTGCCTGATGGCGAAGGCCCGTTCCCGGCGGTAATTGGTATTGGAAGAGGCTCGGGAAGTTTGCCTGCCGATCTATTCTCGGAAAGAAATATTGCTCAAATTACCTACGATTTCAGCCAGATTGTTGCCTGGCAACAAAAACGAGGTAGCGAGCCGATAAATAAATTATACCCCGATTTGACTTACATGGGATCGTATGCCGCATGGCCCTGGGGCGTTAGCCGCCTGATTGACGGACTGGAACTGGTGGCCGATGAATTACCCATCGACTTGGAACACCTGGCGATAACCGGCTGCTCTTTTGCCGGGAAAATGGCGCTATTTTCGGGTGCTTTCGACGAACGCATTGCGCTTACCATTGCACAGGAATCGGGTGGAGGAGGAGCTGCCGCCTGGCGCGTTTCCGAAACTCTGGGCGAAGTGGAAACGCTGGGCCGAACCAATTATGTTTGGTTTATGGAAAGCATGTCGCAATTTGCCAACCACGTGCAGAAACTGCCTTTCGATCATCATGAATTAATGGCCATGATAGCCCCACGTGCCTTACTTGTTCTGGGAAACCCGGATTACGAGTGGCTGGCCGATGAGTCGGGGTACGTTTCGTGCCAGGCCGCAAAACGCGTTTGGGAAACCTTTGGTATTGCCGACCGGTTTGGATTCTCAATTGTTGCCGGTCATCCGCATTGTCAGTTGCCCGATGTTCAACGACCCGAAGTTGAAGCCTTTCTCGATAAATTTTTGCTGGATAACGATACTGTAAATACCCATGTGACCATTCATCCCTTCCCCGAAGTGGATTATAACAAATGGATCGCCTGGCAGTAA
- a CDS encoding endo-1,4-beta-xylanase, with the protein MRNRNGFVLIMLLAGILMSCNSSTTTQSQKTPTLKEAFAGKFHIGTALNEWQITGRDSAGVEVIKGQFQAIVAENCMKSGPIHPSEGEYNFELPDQFVEFGVANDKFITGHCLIWHSQAPRWFFTDDEGNDVSREVMIERMKEHIFTVVGRYKGKIKGWDVVNEAIMEDGSMRNSKFLQIVGDDFIKLAFQFAHEADPDAELYYNDYNEWYPGKRDAIVQMVRDLKADGIRIDGIGMQGHIGMDSPSLEDYEAAIVAYANEGMKVMVTELDMSILPNRSRDVGADIATSFEYQQSLNPYTEGVPVEKMNEWDERMLDFFRLFLKHSDAVTRVTLWGVSDATSWKNNFPIRGRTDYPLLFDRNYEPKSIVAKLIEEANNTAK; encoded by the coding sequence ATGAGAAACAGGAATGGATTTGTTTTGATTATGCTACTAGCTGGCATTTTAATGTCGTGTAACAGCAGTACAACAACCCAGTCGCAGAAAACACCAACATTAAAAGAAGCTTTTGCCGGTAAATTTCACATTGGTACAGCTTTAAACGAATGGCAAATTACTGGTAGAGATTCAGCCGGAGTTGAGGTCATTAAGGGTCAGTTTCAGGCAATTGTTGCCGAAAACTGTATGAAAAGCGGACCAATTCATCCAAGCGAAGGCGAATACAACTTTGAATTGCCCGATCAGTTTGTTGAATTTGGAGTTGCAAACGATAAATTTATAACGGGTCATTGTTTAATCTGGCATTCGCAGGCACCCCGCTGGTTTTTTACCGATGATGAAGGAAATGATGTTTCGCGCGAAGTGATGATCGAGCGCATGAAAGAACACATTTTTACGGTAGTTGGCCGTTACAAAGGTAAAATTAAAGGCTGGGATGTTGTTAACGAGGCTATTATGGAAGATGGTAGCATGCGTAACAGCAAATTCCTGCAAATTGTTGGCGACGACTTTATTAAGCTGGCTTTCCAGTTTGCTCACGAAGCCGATCCCGATGCTGAATTGTACTATAACGACTACAACGAATGGTATCCCGGAAAACGTGATGCAATCGTTCAGATGGTGCGCGATTTAAAAGCCGATGGTATTCGTATCGACGGAATTGGTATGCAGGGGCACATCGGAATGGACAGCCCTTCGCTGGAAGATTATGAAGCAGCAATTGTTGCTTATGCCAACGAAGGAATGAAAGTGATGGTTACCGAATTGGATATGTCTATTTTGCCAAACCGTAGCAGGGATGTTGGTGCCGATATTGCTACCAGTTTTGAATATCAGCAAAGCCTGAATCCCTACACAGAAGGTGTTCCGGTAGAAAAAATGAATGAGTGGGACGAACGCATGCTTGACTTTTTTCGCCTGTTTTTGAAACATTCTGATGCGGTAACCCGCGTAACTTTGTGGGGTGTTTCTGATGCTACATCGTGGAAGAACAATTTTCCAATTCGTGGACGTACTGATTATCCTTTGTTGTTCGATAGAAACTATGAGCCAAAAAGTATTGTGGCAAAGTTAATTGAAGAAGCAAACAATACTGCAAAATAA
- a CDS encoding sialate O-acetylesterase, with translation MNRYRIQYSFLALLLLFVFGGNLNAAVKLPRLVSNGMVLQRNEPVTVWGWADAREKIQIEFLGEIYKTKADRNGNWQLELEAMAAGGPYSMTINEIELTDILVGDVWLASGQSNMELQLRRVMDLYADEILKINTDQIRLFRSSTRENAESEKADYPDGKWLSSTPENIMEFSAVAWLFADKIHKSQDVPVGIISTAIGGSPAEAWLSKNKVTPFLDEWLAQGEKMDSMRAAYVEEHGEIKPFNWFAEVNKNDPGVGKWSKNDVDVSAWPQISLPGYWTDKGVNFWNGSIWFYKEFELDEALAGEEAILRLGRIIDSDSAFVNGTFVGNITYQYPPRIYTIPEGVLKAGTNKVIVRVFNQGGRGGFVEEKPYEVRVGNEVIDITGDWQYHIGAELNPPKTNFGGLGFRPGGLYNSLINPMKQYTVKGVIWYQGETNAGRGFQYRQLFKDLIVDWRAQLEKPALPFLFVQLANLGIPNKQPVKSGWAETRDAQRRALELPNTGMAVAFDIGEWNDIHPLNKKEVARRLALEAERVAYGNDELVSAGPLYESMKAEDGSILLTFSSVGSGLYANSLLEGFQIAGEDGKFVWANAVVMSKNSVKVWSRKVKNPVAVRYAWDDNPAGANLKNKENLPASPFTTED, from the coding sequence ATGAACAGATATAGAATACAGTACAGTTTTTTAGCGTTACTGCTCCTTTTCGTCTTTGGCGGAAATCTAAACGCAGCTGTAAAATTACCCCGTTTGGTAAGTAATGGAATGGTGCTTCAGCGTAACGAGCCGGTTACGGTTTGGGGCTGGGCCGATGCCAGAGAAAAGATTCAAATTGAGTTTTTAGGAGAAATATATAAAACCAAGGCAGACAGGAACGGCAACTGGCAGCTTGAGCTTGAGGCAATGGCTGCCGGTGGTCCGTATTCCATGACGATAAATGAGATAGAACTGACCGATATTTTGGTTGGCGATGTTTGGCTGGCTTCGGGGCAATCGAATATGGAATTGCAACTGCGCCGCGTGATGGATTTGTATGCCGACGAGATTTTGAAAATAAATACCGACCAGATTCGTCTTTTCCGTTCGTCAACACGCGAAAATGCGGAGAGCGAAAAAGCCGATTATCCCGATGGAAAATGGCTGTCGTCAACACCTGAAAATATTATGGAATTTTCGGCTGTAGCCTGGCTTTTTGCTGATAAAATCCATAAATCTCAAGATGTTCCGGTGGGCATAATCAGTACCGCAATTGGCGGTTCGCCGGCCGAAGCCTGGTTAAGTAAAAATAAAGTTACACCATTTCTCGATGAATGGTTAGCGCAAGGCGAGAAGATGGACTCGATGCGTGCAGCTTACGTTGAAGAGCATGGCGAGATAAAACCATTCAACTGGTTTGCCGAAGTAAACAAAAACGATCCGGGAGTAGGAAAATGGTCGAAAAATGATGTTGATGTTTCTGCCTGGCCTCAGATTTCTTTGCCGGGGTACTGGACCGATAAAGGTGTTAACTTCTGGAACGGTTCCATCTGGTTTTACAAGGAATTTGAATTGGATGAAGCGTTGGCAGGCGAAGAAGCCATTTTGCGCCTGGGCCGCATTATCGACAGCGATTCGGCCTTTGTAAACGGAACATTTGTGGGCAACATTACTTATCAGTATCCGCCACGAATTTACACCATTCCCGAAGGCGTTTTAAAAGCCGGCACAAACAAAGTAATAGTGCGCGTATTCAACCAGGGCGGACGCGGTGGTTTTGTGGAAGAAAAACCTTACGAAGTGCGTGTTGGAAACGAAGTAATCGATATTACCGGCGACTGGCAATACCATATAGGAGCCGAGTTAAATCCTCCGAAAACCAATTTTGGCGGCCTCGGATTTCGTCCGGGAGGGTTGTATAATTCATTGATTAATCCGATGAAACAATACACTGTTAAAGGGGTGATTTGGTACCAGGGAGAAACAAACGCGGGACGTGGCTTTCAGTATCGTCAGTTGTTTAAAGATCTGATTGTGGATTGGAGAGCACAGTTGGAAAAACCCGCTTTGCCATTCCTGTTTGTACAGTTGGCCAACCTTGGAATTCCGAATAAACAACCCGTTAAAAGTGGCTGGGCCGAAACCCGCGATGCACAACGTCGTGCGCTGGAACTTCCAAATACCGGGATGGCAGTAGCTTTTGATATTGGCGAATGGAACGATATTCATCCGCTCAACAAAAAAGAAGTCGCTCGTCGTTTAGCTTTGGAAGCCGAAAGAGTGGCCTACGGAAATGATGAGCTGGTTAGTGCCGGTCCGCTTTACGAATCGATGAAAGCGGAAGACGGTAGTATTTTGCTCACTTTCTCGTCGGTAGGGTCGGGGCTTTACGCGAATAGCTTACTCGAAGGTTTTCAGATAGCTGGAGAGGATGGCAAATTTGTTTGGGCAAATGCCGTGGTGATGAGCAAAAACTCGGTTAAGGTTTGGAGCAGAAAGGTGAAAAATCCGGTGGCCGTGCGTTATGCCTGGGACGACAATCCGGCCGGGGCGAACCTGAAAAATAAAGAAAACCTGCCCGCATCGCCCTTTACAACCGAAGACTAA
- a CDS encoding glycoside-pentoside-hexuronide (GPH):cation symporter, giving the protein MKTTSQKVSVLEKIGYSLGDLAANLVFQTLVTFLAFFYTDIYGLQNEHASVIMLVVGLVAAFAFNPIIGALADRTRSRWGKFRPWILFTAIPLGVIALLAFTTPDFSYKGKLIYAAATYTLLLLAYAASNLPYSALSGVLTADMSERNSLSSYRFAAVMFAQFFVQVFMLPIILHVGKGDKAAGIESVMTWMAIIGTVLLLITFFTTKERVIPRPEQESSLKDDLSDLFKNRPWVIMLTLTILVFVTLAMKGGSYVYYFNNYVDEAALQSFIQPILDSLAAVGMNFFESDVASAGFGLFNAGGIICSMIGIAVSRKLADKFGKRDVFGTTLFIATLFIISFIFYNPEDVRLMFLAQALHMFFYGVTTPILWAMIADVADFSEWVNNRRATAIIFSAMMVGLKAGLAIGGAIVTWILGLYGYVSKDAVAASQELIQPESVAQGAKMLVSIYPSIPFLIGVALLFFYEINKSKEVQIQKDLIERRQ; this is encoded by the coding sequence ATGAAAACTACTTCACAGAAAGTTTCTGTACTGGAAAAAATAGGATACAGCCTTGGCGATTTGGCTGCTAACCTCGTGTTTCAAACCCTGGTAACTTTCCTTGCTTTTTTCTATACCGACATTTATGGACTGCAAAATGAACACGCCTCAGTAATTATGCTGGTGGTAGGTCTGGTGGCAGCCTTTGCTTTTAACCCGATTATTGGTGCTTTGGCTGACAGAACACGCTCGCGATGGGGAAAATTTCGCCCCTGGATTTTGTTTACCGCTATTCCGCTGGGAGTAATTGCCTTGCTGGCATTTACAACACCAGATTTTTCGTACAAAGGAAAACTGATTTATGCCGCCGCAACTTATACGCTATTGCTGCTGGCTTATGCGGCAAGTAATCTGCCTTATTCGGCACTGAGTGGCGTGCTAACCGCCGATATGTCGGAGCGAAACAGCCTGTCGTCGTACCGTTTTGCGGCAGTAATGTTTGCTCAGTTTTTTGTGCAGGTGTTTATGTTGCCCATCATTTTACATGTGGGAAAAGGCGATAAAGCTGCCGGAATTGAATCGGTAATGACCTGGATGGCTATTATTGGTACCGTATTATTACTGATTACTTTTTTCACCACCAAAGAACGTGTAATTCCTCGTCCGGAACAGGAATCGAGTTTAAAAGACGATTTAAGTGATTTATTTAAAAACCGTCCCTGGGTCATCATGTTAACGCTTACAATTCTGGTATTTGTTACACTGGCCATGAAAGGCGGATCGTACGTTTACTACTTTAACAATTATGTTGATGAAGCCGCGCTGCAAAGTTTTATTCAGCCAATTTTAGATTCGCTTGCTGCTGTAGGCATGAACTTTTTTGAGTCGGATGTGGCATCAGCAGGCTTTGGATTATTCAACGCCGGAGGAATAATTTGCTCGATGATTGGTATCGCAGTGTCAAGAAAACTGGCCGATAAATTCGGAAAACGCGATGTGTTCGGAACAACATTGTTTATCGCTACCCTGTTTATTATATCCTTCATTTTTTACAACCCCGAAGATGTTCGCCTGATGTTTTTGGCTCAGGCACTGCACATGTTTTTCTACGGTGTAACAACGCCAATTCTTTGGGCAATGATTGCCGATGTTGCCGATTTCTCGGAGTGGGTTAACAACCGCCGTGCAACAGCAATAATCTTCTCGGCAATGATGGTGGGCTTAAAAGCCGGTTTGGCTATTGGTGGTGCAATTGTTACCTGGATTTTGGGTTTATACGGCTATGTATCGAAAGATGCTGTGGCAGCCAGCCAGGAACTGATTCAGCCCGAAAGCGTGGCTCAGGGGGCAAAAATGCTGGTTAGTATTTACCCGTCAATTCCGTTTTTAATCGGAGTAGCTTTGCTGTTCTTCTACGAAATCAATAAAAGTAAAGAGGTGCAGATACAGAAAGATTTAATTGAAAGAAGACAATAA
- a CDS encoding glycosyl hydrolase 115 family protein: MNKKLVERFSDAGVWLGLVLFALFAPFLTTAQDRMDYIAFAKEEGSFALIENNQPTPVVLGQNDFAGVKTVAEWLVSDINRVSGHTPEIIAANTPLPEEIILVGTLGKNELIDQLIRSEKIDVADIEGEWERSLTQVVENPFPGVKKALVLAGSDKRGTIYAMLNLSREMGVSPWYWWADVPVEKNEVVYVKAGRWVTESPKVKYRGIFLNDEEPALGNWAREKFGGINHQFYAHVFELVLRLRGNFMWPAMWGKAFYDDDPENGVLADKLGIVMGTSHHEPLGRAQAEWHKYGSGAWDYTKNKDVLSDFWKKGMERNKNYETLVTLGMRGDGDEAMSEGTNIALLERIVKDQRRIISDVTGKKPEETPQVWALYKEVQDYYDKGMRVPDDVTLLLCDDNWGDVRKLPDVNAPKHEGGFGMYYHFDYVGGPRNYKWINVMQIQRVWEQMNLTYSHGVDRLWVVNVGDLKPMEYPISFFLDMAWDPEQFNPNNLMDYIENWCAEQFGENYAAEAARILNQYTKFNHRVTPELLNAKTYSLENYNEFERVRNEYRDLAFDALRLYNLIPNAYKDAFDQLVLFPTNATANLYEMYYAVAKNQQLIANNDTEANYWADVVETCFKRDSALTVHYNQQIAGGKWNHMMDQVRIGYTYWQEPRQATMPAVERLEMPEVLNEELAFKEADGYVSIEAANYQKAKGTETIKWEVIPDLGKTVSAVTTFPQNAYPGENDEVYLEYAVDFTSIGDFEVQVLVSPTLNFNANKGLRYAVSFDGGLEQVVNINGKYRGELGPWQANRIIKTSTNHKINKAGLHRLRIRVLEPGIVLQKIMIDTGGLKPSYLGAPESERVKF, translated from the coding sequence ATGAATAAAAAATTAGTTGAGCGATTTAGCGATGCAGGCGTTTGGTTAGGCCTTGTTCTGTTTGCACTTTTCGCACCATTTTTAACAACAGCTCAGGACAGAATGGATTATATCGCGTTTGCAAAGGAAGAGGGATCTTTTGCGCTCATCGAAAATAATCAACCAACTCCGGTAGTACTTGGTCAGAATGACTTCGCGGGAGTAAAAACTGTTGCCGAATGGTTGGTAAGCGACATAAACAGGGTAAGCGGTCATACTCCGGAAATTATAGCTGCAAATACTCCATTGCCTGAAGAAATAATCTTGGTAGGTACATTGGGTAAAAACGAATTAATCGACCAATTGATTCGCTCGGAAAAAATTGACGTTGCCGATATTGAAGGCGAGTGGGAACGTAGTTTAACCCAGGTGGTTGAAAATCCGTTTCCGGGTGTGAAAAAGGCCCTGGTTTTAGCCGGAAGCGATAAACGCGGAACCATTTATGCCATGCTCAACCTTTCGCGCGAAATGGGCGTTTCGCCCTGGTATTGGTGGGCCGATGTTCCGGTTGAGAAAAACGAGGTGGTGTACGTAAAAGCCGGACGTTGGGTAACCGAATCGCCAAAAGTAAAATACCGCGGAATTTTCTTAAACGATGAAGAACCGGCGCTTGGAAATTGGGCACGTGAAAAATTTGGCGGAATAAATCACCAGTTTTATGCACATGTTTTCGAGCTTGTTCTTCGCTTGCGGGGAAACTTTATGTGGCCGGCCATGTGGGGAAAAGCTTTTTACGATGACGATCCTGAGAATGGCGTTTTGGCCGATAAGCTGGGTATTGTTATGGGAACATCGCATCACGAACCTTTGGGCCGGGCACAGGCCGAATGGCACAAATACGGTTCTGGCGCTTGGGACTACACAAAAAATAAAGATGTTCTATCCGATTTCTGGAAAAAAGGAATGGAGCGAAATAAAAACTATGAAACGCTTGTAACGCTTGGTATGCGCGGCGATGGCGATGAAGCCATGAGCGAAGGAACAAACATTGCATTATTAGAACGCATTGTAAAAGATCAGCGCAGAATCATCAGCGATGTTACCGGTAAAAAACCGGAAGAAACACCACAGGTGTGGGCTTTGTACAAAGAGGTACAGGATTATTACGACAAAGGAATGCGTGTGCCCGATGATGTTACGCTTTTGTTGTGCGACGATAACTGGGGCGATGTGCGCAAACTGCCCGATGTAAATGCACCAAAACACGAAGGTGGTTTCGGGATGTATTATCATTTCGATTATGTGGGTGGCCCCCGAAATTATAAGTGGATTAATGTTATGCAAATTCAGCGGGTTTGGGAGCAAATGAACCTGACCTACAGCCACGGAGTAGATCGCCTTTGGGTGGTGAACGTGGGCGACCTGAAACCGATGGAGTATCCCATTAGCTTTTTCCTTGATATGGCCTGGGATCCGGAACAATTTAATCCGAATAATTTAATGGATTATATTGAAAACTGGTGTGCCGAACAGTTTGGCGAAAACTATGCCGCCGAAGCAGCGCGCATCCTCAATCAATACACGAAATTTAACCACCGGGTTACACCCGAATTGCTGAATGCCAAAACCTACAGTCTGGAGAATTATAACGAATTTGAGCGCGTTCGGAACGAATATCGCGACCTGGCATTTGATGCACTCCGCCTTTACAACCTCATTCCAAATGCTTATAAAGATGCATTCGATCAACTGGTATTGTTTCCAACGAATGCCACCGCCAATTTATACGAAATGTATTATGCAGTGGCTAAAAACCAGCAATTGATAGCGAACAACGATACCGAAGCCAATTATTGGGCCGATGTTGTGGAAACCTGTTTCAAGCGCGATTCGGCGCTAACGGTTCATTACAATCAGCAAATTGCCGGAGGTAAATGGAACCACATGATGGACCAAGTGCGCATTGGTTACACCTACTGGCAGGAACCCCGACAAGCAACGATGCCGGCTGTTGAGCGCCTGGAAATGCCTGAAGTGTTGAATGAAGAACTGGCATTTAAGGAAGCCGATGGTTATGTTTCTATTGAAGCAGCAAACTATCAGAAAGCAAAAGGTACTGAAACAATTAAATGGGAAGTTATTCCCGATCTCGGGAAAACAGTGTCAGCAGTTACCACCTTCCCGCAAAATGCTTATCCCGGCGAAAACGACGAGGTATATCTGGAATATGCTGTTGATTTTACATCAATCGGCGATTTTGAAGTTCAGGTACTGGTATCGCCAACGCTGAATTTCAACGCCAACAAAGGATTACGCTACGCGGTTTCGTTCGATGGCGGACTGGAGCAGGTGGTAAATATTAACGGAAAGTACCGGGGCGAATTAGGCCCCTGGCAAGCCAACCGTATCATTAAAACTTCTACAAATCACAAAATAAATAAAGCCGGCCTGCACCGTTTGCGTATTCGCGTGCTGGAGCCTGGTATTGTTTTGCAGAAAATAATGATCGATACCGGAGGCTTAAAACCGAGCTATTTGGGAGCACCCGAAAGTGAACGAGTAAAATTTTAA
- a CDS encoding endo-1,4-beta-xylanase, with protein MKYINKLLLGAVAVFFMASCVEDSLLDYRVDKPGSVVQQEYLNEYDVLKSYVDRSASPDFKLGAGVSLNAFNEKGLVYSHISSNFDEVTAGYAMKHGAIVQDNGSMDFAGVEKFVAAAEEAGVTIYGHTLAWHANQNAEYLNGIIAPIKIPGTGGPSWEVLTEIDFEDDDASNYSLAGADATFSDHDGGRALSIVNPSKTENDWNVQLFVTFPQETVEGQQYRLTMDVKAANDGVSYPTQAHRSPGAYKHWNFFGSISPTTEWSEIVVETMIDASTSECTTIAFNLGHNVTTYEFDNIKVEWLNPEGSGPSWDVVSENNFESDNASNYQGNSNAIMSFTADGTGAEGNGRALKIVNESVRANDWDCQFFFTFPEATEVGQKYILEMDVRADADVSVPTQAHTVPYAYKHWDFFGQVAFTSEWTHFVKETVIADNTSGCTTIAFNLGANATNYYFDNIVVKWYNEEGGGQIIEMTPEEKQDTITSELDRWIAGMMEVSKDYVHAWDVVNEPMDDGNPYELKTGIGNDNLPADHFYWQDYLGKDYAVEAFNMAVQYGSAEDKLFINDYNLEYNLDKCKGLIAYVEYIESKGARVDGIGTQMHINTGSDKDKIVEMFQLLAASGKLIKISELDIGIAGGVKTTEATEEDLQAQAEMYQFVVEKYLELIPANQQYGITAWSPLDSPDDSSWRAGEPIGLWNEGYYRKPAYAGFADGLSVE; from the coding sequence ATGAAATACATAAATAAACTTTTGCTGGGTGCTGTTGCTGTTTTCTTTATGGCATCCTGCGTTGAGGATAGTTTACTCGATTACAGAGTCGATAAACCCGGAAGTGTTGTTCAACAGGAGTACCTGAATGAATACGATGTGTTGAAATCATACGTTGACAGAAGCGCCAGTCCCGATTTTAAATTGGGGGCAGGAGTTTCGCTAAACGCTTTCAACGAAAAAGGATTGGTTTATAGTCATATCAGTTCAAATTTCGATGAAGTTACTGCAGGATATGCAATGAAACATGGTGCAATTGTGCAGGACAACGGAAGTATGGACTTTGCAGGGGTGGAAAAATTTGTAGCTGCTGCTGAAGAAGCTGGTGTTACTATATACGGGCATACGCTTGCATGGCATGCCAATCAAAATGCGGAATACCTGAATGGTATTATCGCACCAATAAAAATACCTGGAACAGGTGGCCCTTCATGGGAAGTATTAACCGAGATTGATTTCGAAGATGATGACGCGTCCAACTACTCATTAGCCGGAGCTGACGCAACTTTCTCTGATCATGATGGAGGAAGGGCACTTTCAATTGTAAACCCATCCAAAACAGAGAATGATTGGAATGTGCAGCTTTTTGTAACTTTTCCACAAGAAACTGTCGAAGGTCAGCAATACAGGCTTACTATGGATGTGAAAGCAGCCAATGATGGTGTAAGTTATCCTACGCAGGCGCATCGTTCACCTGGTGCTTACAAACACTGGAATTTCTTTGGATCTATCAGCCCTACCACTGAATGGAGCGAGATTGTGGTTGAAACGATGATCGATGCAAGTACTTCAGAGTGTACAACTATTGCATTTAACCTTGGTCATAACGTTACAACCTATGAATTCGATAATATTAAGGTTGAATGGCTCAACCCTGAAGGTAGTGGGCCAAGCTGGGATGTAGTATCTGAAAACAACTTCGAATCCGACAATGCTTCTAATTACCAGGGGAATTCAAATGCTATTATGAGTTTTACTGCTGATGGAACAGGTGCTGAAGGTAATGGCAGAGCATTAAAGATTGTGAACGAATCGGTTCGTGCAAACGATTGGGACTGTCAATTCTTCTTTACTTTTCCTGAAGCTACTGAAGTAGGTCAAAAATACATCCTTGAAATGGATGTAAGAGCTGATGCTGATGTTTCGGTGCCTACTCAGGCGCATACAGTACCTTATGCTTATAAGCACTGGGATTTCTTCGGTCAGGTTGCTTTTACAAGCGAATGGACTCATTTTGTGAAGGAAACTGTGATTGCCGATAATACTTCGGGATGTACAACCATTGCTTTCAATTTGGGAGCTAATGCAACCAATTATTACTTTGATAATATTGTAGTGAAATGGTATAACGAAGAGGGAGGTGGCCAGATTATTGAAATGACACCTGAAGAAAAGCAAGATACAATTACTTCCGAACTCGATCGCTGGATTGCCGGAATGATGGAAGTATCGAAAGATTATGTGCATGCATGGGATGTGGTAAACGAACCAATGGATGACGGAAATCCATATGAACTTAAAACGGGTATTGGCAACGATAATTTGCCAGCCGACCATTTCTACTGGCAGGATTATTTGGGTAAAGATTATGCTGTTGAAGCTTTCAATATGGCAGTACAATACGGAAGTGCTGAAGATAAATTATTCATTAACGATTATAACCTGGAATACAATCTTGATAAGTGTAAAGGTTTGATCGCTTACGTTGAATACATTGAAAGTAAAGGCGCCCGTGTTGATGGAATTGGAACACAAATGCACATTAACACCGGGTCTGATAAAGATAAGATCGTAGAAATGTTTCAATTGCTTGCTGCTTCTGGAAAACTGATCAAAATTTCGGAGTTGGATATCGGTATTGCCGGAGGAGTGAAAACCACAGAAGCAACTGAAGAAGATTTGCAGGCACAAGCTGAAATGTATCAATTTGTTGTTGAAAAGTACCTGGAATTAATTCCGGCAAACCAACAATACGGAATTACTGCATGGAGCCCGCTTGATAGTCCGGACGATTCTTCATGGAGAGCCGGAGAACCAATTGGTTTATGGAATGAAGGTTACTATAGGAAACCGGCTTATGCCGGATTCGCAGATGGTTTATCTGTTGAATAG